A genome region from Chengkuizengella sp. SCS-71B includes the following:
- the spoIIGA gene encoding sigma-E processing peptidase SpoIIGA, with the protein MIIYLDLVFLINFFIDAVILQSTAWTCKFKLKWWRLVCSASFGSLYAMMMFFPSLTFMYTFLIKCAFSIMMIFFAFGFNRLQSFLRHLATFYFINFIVAGGMFALHYFFQTSNEIYNGMIFTQSGGQAFPLQISFFFLLFLFFIMLWFYRGVFKSLKSKERITNFLVDVEIVIDDYTARCKGLIDTGNQLYDPLTRTPVMVMDVIYWKDALPENWLSYVSQMNTEMMFDSFGSEDFKWQDRVRLVPYKGIHASSQFMLAVKPDKVVILQDGKSFVVHKVLVGIKDGKLCTDNSYQAIIHPSLIEV; encoded by the coding sequence ATGATAATTTATTTGGATCTCGTATTTTTAATCAACTTTTTCATTGATGCTGTGATATTACAATCAACAGCTTGGACGTGTAAGTTCAAATTGAAATGGTGGAGATTAGTTTGTTCAGCATCGTTTGGTTCTTTATATGCGATGATGATGTTTTTTCCCTCGTTAACTTTTATGTATACTTTTTTGATTAAATGTGCGTTTTCTATCATGATGATTTTCTTTGCGTTTGGGTTTAATCGGCTACAATCATTTTTAAGACACCTTGCAACCTTTTATTTTATCAATTTTATCGTTGCTGGTGGAATGTTTGCTCTACATTATTTTTTTCAAACATCAAATGAGATTTATAATGGGATGATATTTACACAATCAGGAGGTCAGGCTTTTCCTTTACAAATCAGCTTTTTCTTTTTACTTTTTTTATTTTTCATCATGCTTTGGTTTTATCGAGGTGTCTTTAAAAGTTTGAAAAGTAAAGAGAGAATAACAAATTTCTTAGTAGATGTTGAGATTGTTATAGATGATTATACTGCTAGATGTAAAGGGTTAATTGATACTGGAAATCAACTATATGATCCTCTTACCAGAACACCAGTGATGGTTATGGATGTAATCTACTGGAAAGATGCACTTCCTGAAAACTGGTTATCCTATGTATCCCAAATGAATACTGAAATGATGTTTGATAGCTTTGGCAGTGAAGACTTTAAATGGCAAGATCGAGTAAGGTTAGTACCATACAAAGGTATTCATGCTTCCAGTCAATTCATGCTCGCTGTAAAACCAGATAAGGTGGTGATTTTACAAGATGGTAAAAGCTTTGTCGTACACAAAGTATTGGTTGGAATCAAGGATGGTAAACTTTGTACAGATAACTCTTATCAAGCGATTATTCATCCATCGTTAATAGAAGTATAA
- the ftsZ gene encoding cell division protein FtsZ: MLEFDMEVEQLAKIKVIGVGGGGSNAVNRMIEFGVQGVDFITVNTDAQALHLAKSNDKLQIGEKLTRGLGAGANPDIGKKAAEESREMIIQQLQGADMVFVTAGMGGGTGTGAASVIAEIAKECGALTVGVVTRPFTFEGRKRSLQAEQGIAALKEKVDTLIIIPNDRLLEIVDKKTPMLEAFGEADNVLRQAVQGISDLIAVPGLINLDFADVKTIMAERGSALMGIGEGTGENRAAEAAKKAIMSPLLETSIEGARGVIMNITGGSNLSLFEVNEAVELVTAASDPEVNMIFGAIIDDKMKDDIKVTVIATGFQNQGGTNQAGSNQTTSTPAQKQNSKSVDSRLSNLKPFGNYSENEDQLDIPTFLRNKNRNRHND; the protein is encoded by the coding sequence ATGTTAGAATTTGATATGGAAGTAGAACAACTAGCTAAAATAAAAGTAATTGGTGTCGGTGGTGGAGGTAGTAACGCAGTAAATCGAATGATAGAGTTCGGAGTTCAGGGAGTTGACTTTATTACTGTTAATACAGATGCTCAGGCACTTCACTTGGCAAAGTCTAATGATAAATTACAAATTGGAGAAAAGTTAACTAGAGGTTTAGGAGCAGGTGCTAATCCTGATATAGGTAAGAAGGCTGCAGAAGAATCCAGAGAAATGATCATTCAACAATTACAGGGAGCTGACATGGTTTTTGTAACTGCTGGAATGGGAGGCGGAACTGGAACAGGAGCAGCTTCTGTTATCGCAGAAATTGCAAAGGAATGTGGGGCCCTAACTGTAGGAGTCGTTACACGTCCATTTACATTTGAAGGTAGAAAGCGTTCTTTACAAGCAGAGCAAGGAATTGCTGCTTTAAAAGAAAAAGTAGATACTTTGATCATTATTCCTAATGATCGATTACTTGAAATTGTGGACAAAAAAACACCAATGCTTGAAGCTTTTGGTGAAGCAGATAATGTATTGAGACAAGCTGTGCAGGGAATTTCAGACCTTATAGCTGTTCCTGGACTTATTAATCTAGATTTTGCAGATGTAAAAACCATTATGGCAGAACGTGGTTCAGCACTGATGGGAATTGGAGAAGGAACTGGGGAAAACCGTGCAGCAGAAGCAGCAAAAAAGGCGATTATGAGTCCATTGCTTGAAACCTCAATTGAGGGTGCACGTGGTGTTATTATGAATATTACTGGAGGTTCAAACCTTAGTTTGTTTGAAGTAAATGAAGCAGTAGAGTTAGTAACAGCTGCTTCTGATCCTGAAGTGAACATGATTTTTGGTGCGATTATTGATGATAAAATGAAAGACGATATTAAGGTTACTGTTATTGCAACAGGGTTTCAAAATCAAGGAGGAACTAATCAAGCCGGATCTAATCAAACAACATCAACTCCTGCTCAGAAACAAAACTCAAAATCTGTAGACTCTAGATTATCCAATTTAAAACCATTTGGCAACTATTCAGAGAATGAAGATCAATTGGATATTCCAACGTTTCTAAGAAATAAAAACAGAAATAGACATAATGATTAA
- the ftsA gene encoding cell division protein FtsA, translating to MSSNETIVSLDIGTSKVRVIIGEIHNGAINIVGVGSSDSQGIRKGAIVDIDQTVQSIKKAVDHAERMVGIQISDVYVGISGNHIDLQSSHGVVAVSNDDREIGYEDIERVLQASKVIALPPEREIIGVVPKQYLVDGLEGIQDPKGMIGVRLEVEATIITGAKTNVHNLLRCVEKADLKISGLTLLSLASAQLALSKDEKTLGTVLVDIGAGATTLAIFDQGNLVKTTTLPVGGDYITNDISIGLRTQTGIAEMIKIKYGCALVGDAAEDQVFKVPRVGSNSEKQYSQVDLAHIIEPRVREIFQLIQKEVKQLTDNDIAGGYVITGGSVSMAGLLEAAQEELKSSVRVAVPDFIGVRDPSYTNGVGIIQYVYKYAMYQSLEDESSNYSQNKAVKRPTSTTNKPGAFERFKNWLSEFI from the coding sequence GTGAGCAGCAATGAAACCATTGTTAGTTTAGACATCGGTACATCCAAAGTTCGAGTAATTATAGGTGAAATCCATAACGGTGCTATTAATATTGTAGGAGTTGGGTCTTCTGACTCACAAGGAATACGAAAAGGTGCTATCGTTGATATTGACCAAACTGTGCAATCTATTAAAAAAGCAGTTGATCATGCTGAGCGTATGGTAGGTATTCAAATTTCTGATGTATATGTCGGGATTTCTGGCAATCATATTGACTTACAGTCAAGCCATGGTGTTGTAGCTGTATCGAATGATGATCGAGAGATTGGTTATGAAGATATAGAACGAGTCCTTCAAGCCTCTAAAGTGATCGCATTGCCGCCAGAACGGGAGATCATCGGAGTTGTACCAAAGCAGTATTTGGTTGATGGGTTGGAAGGAATACAAGATCCAAAAGGCATGATAGGAGTTAGACTTGAAGTTGAAGCAACGATCATAACAGGTGCCAAAACAAATGTTCATAATTTACTTCGTTGTGTAGAAAAAGCAGATCTAAAAATCTCTGGATTAACCCTACTGTCACTTGCTTCTGCTCAATTGGCATTATCAAAAGATGAAAAAACTTTGGGAACCGTATTAGTAGATATAGGTGCTGGTGCGACTACACTAGCCATTTTTGATCAAGGTAATTTAGTAAAAACGACAACATTGCCTGTCGGAGGGGATTATATCACGAATGACATTTCCATAGGGCTAAGAACCCAAACTGGAATTGCTGAAATGATTAAAATCAAATATGGATGTGCTTTAGTTGGAGATGCAGCCGAAGATCAGGTATTTAAAGTACCACGCGTAGGAAGCAATTCTGAAAAACAATATTCACAAGTGGATCTAGCTCATATTATTGAACCTCGTGTAAGGGAAATTTTTCAGCTTATTCAAAAAGAAGTGAAACAACTTACTGACAACGATATCGCTGGAGGATATGTCATAACAGGTGGATCAGTTTCTATGGCAGGTTTATTAGAAGCAGCTCAAGAAGAATTGAAATCTTCAGTTAGAGTAGCAGTGCCTGATTTTATTGGTGTTCGAGATCCATCCTATACAAATGGGGTTGGTATCATACAGTATGTTTATAAATATGCAATGTATCAATCTCTTGAAGATGAATCGTCAAATTATAGTCAGAATAAAGCTGTGAAAAGACCAACTAGCACAACAAACAAACCAGGTGCATTCGAACGATTTAAAAACTGGTTAAGTGAATTTATATAA
- a CDS encoding cell division protein FtsQ/DivIB, producing the protein MEKQNSVPVLRNRNTKTRSNRKLLLLLFLFFTVILVILFFNSSLSKINTISIQGTHILSEKELRQALLLNEGDSYFFIEKEKALEQLNSNKVIHSIEFIKKFPGQIEINITEFPIVAYEVNSNTNQIEVIFSNGFTKEVENHEIMIDKPILTGWSEENEDVKIELSQVLGRIHDQLLVEISEIRPLPPTLSYNDKIMMYTRSSYEVVTTVSYLEEKILYLDNAINKLKQNDKTSGRINLLDSDTFEPIDIGENTQINSTEDSIEID; encoded by the coding sequence ATGGAAAAACAAAACAGCGTGCCTGTATTGCGCAATCGAAATACTAAAACACGCAGCAACCGAAAGCTGTTGCTGCTTCTTTTTTTGTTTTTCACTGTCATATTAGTTATTTTATTTTTTAATTCGTCATTAAGTAAAATAAATACAATTTCTATTCAAGGTACTCATATTTTATCAGAAAAAGAACTTAGACAAGCCCTATTATTAAATGAAGGAGATTCTTATTTTTTTATTGAGAAAGAAAAGGCTTTAGAACAGTTAAATTCAAATAAAGTAATTCATTCGATAGAATTCATTAAGAAATTTCCTGGACAAATTGAAATTAATATTACAGAGTTTCCAATTGTAGCTTATGAAGTGAATTCAAACACAAACCAAATAGAAGTTATTTTTTCTAATGGGTTTACTAAGGAAGTAGAAAATCACGAGATTATGATAGACAAGCCCATATTAACTGGCTGGTCAGAGGAAAATGAAGATGTTAAAATTGAGCTTAGTCAAGTTTTAGGAAGGATACATGATCAACTGCTTGTTGAAATATCTGAAATCAGACCGCTCCCTCCTACTTTATCTTATAATGATAAAATTATGATGTATACACGCTCTTCTTATGAAGTGGTTACAACGGTTAGTTATTTAGAAGAGAAGATTTTGTATTTGGATAATGCGATTAATAAATTAAAACAAAATGACAAAACGTCTGGAAGAATCAATTTGTTGGATTCTGATACATTTGAACCAATTGATATAGGAGAAAATACTCAAATTAATAGTACAGAAGATTCGATTGAAATCGATTAA
- the murA gene encoding UDP-N-acetylglucosamine 1-carboxyvinyltransferase, producing MEKLVIEGGRPLTGTIRIHGSKNAALPILAACILVDGQHTVENVPDLLDIKVMIDILHAIGCKANHQDGRVMLDTSSIYSYHIPEDLMKQMRSSIFMMGPLLARFGQVQVYQPGGCAIGERKIDLHLKGLRALGATVEESNNTIICRANKLIGADIHLDFPSVGATENILMAAVLAEGETTIHQAAKEPEIVDLQNFLNTLGAKITGAGSDKIQIVGVKKLTPRRYRIIPDRIVAGTLMIATAVTGGKVELTSTCPQHLESLIHVLKKADVQITLKNDIININSLGRPKSLDRIVTSPYPAFPTDLQSQIMVLLSLSEGITTIKEKIFEQRFKHVDELKKMGADIQVNNNIAYVRGVPRLYGASVRATDLRAGAALVVAGLAGKGTTTIEQIHHIDRGYVNIESIFNQLGANITRCVESPVSK from the coding sequence TTGGAGAAATTGGTTATCGAAGGTGGGAGACCTCTTACAGGAACGATTCGTATTCACGGATCAAAAAATGCAGCATTACCTATTCTAGCAGCTTGTATACTAGTTGATGGTCAACATACAGTAGAGAATGTTCCAGATTTACTAGATATAAAAGTTATGATAGACATATTACATGCAATAGGCTGTAAGGCAAACCACCAAGATGGAAGAGTAATGCTGGATACATCATCTATATATTCATATCATATCCCTGAAGATTTAATGAAACAAATGAGATCATCCATTTTTATGATGGGACCTCTATTAGCTAGGTTTGGTCAAGTACAGGTTTATCAACCTGGTGGATGTGCAATCGGAGAAAGAAAAATAGACTTGCACTTAAAAGGACTAAGAGCGTTAGGGGCTACCGTTGAAGAATCTAACAACACCATCATTTGTCGTGCAAATAAATTAATTGGAGCAGATATACACTTAGATTTTCCTAGTGTTGGTGCAACTGAAAATATTTTAATGGCAGCCGTATTGGCTGAAGGAGAAACAACGATCCATCAGGCTGCGAAGGAACCTGAAATCGTAGATTTACAAAACTTTTTGAACACACTAGGAGCTAAAATTACTGGAGCGGGTTCGGATAAAATTCAGATCGTAGGTGTGAAAAAATTAACGCCACGTCGTTATAGGATTATTCCTGATCGAATTGTAGCAGGAACATTAATGATTGCTACAGCAGTTACAGGTGGGAAAGTAGAACTTACATCCACATGTCCACAACATTTGGAATCCCTAATTCATGTGTTAAAAAAAGCGGATGTTCAAATTACTTTGAAAAATGATATAATTAACATTAATAGTTTAGGTAGACCAAAATCATTAGATCGAATAGTTACCTCACCATACCCGGCTTTTCCTACAGATTTGCAATCACAGATTATGGTATTGTTATCTTTGTCTGAAGGAATTACTACCATAAAGGAAAAGATATTCGAGCAACGTTTTAAACATGTTGATGAATTGAAAAAAATGGGTGCAGATATTCAGGTGAACAATAACATTGCGTATGTTAGAGGTGTTCCTAGATTGTATGGGGCTTCAGTCAGAGCTACCGATTTAAGAGCTGGTGCAGCTTTAGTAGTGGCAGGGTTAGCTGGCAAAGGAACAACCACAATTGAACAAATTCATCATATTGATAGAGGATATGTAAACATCGAAAGTATTTTTAATCAATTAGGTGCTAATATAACTAGATGTGTTGAATCACCAGTGTCAAAATGA
- the murB gene encoding UDP-N-acetylmuramate dehydrogenase codes for MKKVIDELHAAGITEVYLNEPMAEYTTWKIGGPADLFIVPENIEMLTETIKILNKHQIPWTQIGRGSNLLVLDKGIRGAVIKLGKGFETIHFDNNRVYAGGSYSLIKLSVLAGKEGLTGLEFAGGIPGTVGGAVYMNAGALGSDMSRILSTAKIVLETGELVEWSADDLEFAYRNSILHAKKGIVAEVVLNLEYGDRKEIAHLMATHKEYRLRTQPLQFACSGSVFRNPDQHHAAKLIEQAGLKGTRIGGAEVSTLHANFIVNTDQATARDVLTLMEHIQKVVYEKFDVLLVPEVLQVGER; via the coding sequence ATGAAAAAAGTCATTGATGAATTACATGCAGCTGGGATTACTGAGGTGTATTTGAATGAACCAATGGCTGAATATACGACTTGGAAAATTGGTGGTCCTGCCGATTTATTCATTGTGCCAGAAAATATAGAAATGTTAACGGAAACGATCAAAATCTTAAATAAACATCAAATCCCGTGGACACAAATTGGTAGAGGCTCTAATTTGCTTGTTCTAGATAAAGGAATAAGAGGAGCTGTTATCAAACTAGGAAAAGGATTTGAAACGATACATTTTGATAATAATCGGGTATATGCTGGTGGATCATATTCTCTAATCAAATTGAGTGTTCTGGCTGGCAAAGAAGGATTAACCGGTTTGGAATTTGCAGGAGGTATACCAGGCACTGTGGGAGGAGCCGTATATATGAATGCAGGAGCTCTCGGGTCAGATATGTCACGAATACTATCAACAGCTAAGATTGTACTGGAGACAGGGGAATTGGTTGAATGGTCAGCAGACGATTTGGAATTTGCATATCGTAATTCTATTCTTCATGCCAAAAAAGGTATCGTTGCTGAAGTTGTTTTAAATCTTGAGTACGGTGATCGTAAAGAAATTGCCCATTTAATGGCAACGCATAAAGAATATAGATTAAGGACTCAACCGTTGCAATTTGCATGTTCGGGGAGTGTGTTTAGAAACCCTGATCAGCATCACGCTGCTAAACTGATTGAACAAGCGGGTCTTAAAGGTACACGTATCGGTGGAGCAGAGGTATCGACCCTACATGCCAATTTCATTGTCAATACAGATCAAGCGACAGCTAGAGACGTCCTCACCTTAATGGAACATATTCAGAAAGTTGTATATGAAAAATTCGATGTACTTCTAGTTCCGGAAGTTCTGCAAGTAGGTGAGCGTTAA
- the spoVE gene encoding stage V sporulation protein E: MSKIRSAPDSLIIVSTLLLLGIGLIMVYSASAVLAFHNFGDSLFYLKRQFIFAVLGIIALFATMNIDYWAWKKFAKAILLSGFIMLILVLIIGDVRGGAKSWLGVGSLGIQPSEFMKLAIVLYLAKFLVERQTEISSFFKGLMPPLLLVGTSFALIMLQPDLGTGAVLVGASIIVIYVAGAKISHLVSLAMIGVVGLVGLIITAPYRLKRITGFLNPWEDPLGSGYQIIQSLYAIGPGGLVGLGLGRSRQKYNYLPEPQTDFIFSIISEELGFIGGSVVLLLFLILIWRGFRVAITAPDSFGSLLAVGIIGIIGVQVMINIGVVIGIFPVTGITLPLISAGGSSLTLLLTAIGILLNISRYSR; the protein is encoded by the coding sequence ATGTCAAAAATCCGTTCTGCACCAGATTCCTTAATTATTGTATCCACGTTATTACTTTTAGGAATTGGTTTAATTATGGTTTACAGTGCAAGTGCTGTTCTGGCTTTTCACAATTTCGGTGATTCCTTATTTTATTTAAAAAGGCAGTTTATTTTTGCAGTTTTAGGTATCATTGCATTATTCGCCACAATGAACATCGATTATTGGGCTTGGAAAAAATTTGCTAAAGCGATTTTGCTCTCAGGTTTTATAATGTTAATACTCGTTTTAATCATAGGAGATGTGCGAGGTGGAGCAAAAAGCTGGTTAGGGGTTGGTTCACTAGGCATCCAACCTTCAGAATTTATGAAACTAGCAATTGTTTTATATTTAGCAAAATTCTTAGTTGAACGGCAAACCGAAATCAGTTCTTTTTTTAAAGGTCTAATGCCACCGTTATTACTAGTAGGTACTTCATTTGCTTTGATCATGCTGCAGCCCGATTTAGGGACGGGCGCTGTACTTGTTGGAGCTTCCATTATTGTCATTTATGTAGCGGGAGCAAAGATTTCCCATCTAGTTAGTTTAGCTATGATTGGTGTAGTAGGGCTAGTTGGTTTAATTATAACGGCACCCTATCGTTTAAAACGAATTACAGGGTTTTTAAATCCATGGGAGGACCCACTAGGCTCTGGTTATCAAATTATTCAATCATTATATGCTATAGGTCCTGGTGGATTAGTTGGATTAGGTTTGGGGAGAAGCCGGCAGAAGTACAATTATTTGCCTGAACCGCAAACTGATTTTATTTTTTCTATTATTTCCGAAGAACTGGGTTTTATAGGAGGAAGTGTTGTATTGCTATTATTCTTGATATTGATATGGAGAGGATTTAGAGTAGCAATTACAGCACCGGATTCATTTGGAAGTTTACTTGCAGTTGGGATTATAGGTATTATTGGAGTACAAGTGATGATTAATATCGGTGTTGTCATCGGAATATTTCCAGTAACAGGAATCACACTGCCTTTGATCAGCGCAGGTGGTTCTTCTTTAACTTTATTACTAACTGCAATCGGAATTTTACTTAATATCTCAAGATATTCAAGGTGA
- the murD gene encoding UDP-N-acetylmuramoyl-L-alanine--D-glutamate ligase, whose translation MKHPSFYKDKTVLVLGLAKSGQAAAQIFYEYGANVIINDKKEKKYCPEADELEALGITVICGGHPKELIHSDITLIVKNPGIPYHVPLIQKAIEMEIEIVTEVEVAYHISEAPMIGITGSNGKTTTTSIVGDILSAANQLPIVAGNIGTPLCEVAKDAKSNQWIVAELSSFQLKGIRQFKPKISCLLNLYETHLDYHLTLEDYIESKKNLFRNQSAEDIAVLNWDDEICRNIAKEIEASILPISSKKELEYGVYISKGKIVYRDNNGVEHFIIETQSLGMGVRHNKENALSAAAIAIAVNTDIKIIRGVLEHFNGIEHRLEFVADKDGIEFYNDSKATNPTATNKALEAFEKNVILIAGGLDRGSNYMELLPLFKTRIKGLVTLGETREKLKKIAELAEIKSFRSVETYQNENDAMNQAVILSEQMAGAGDVVLLSPACASWDMFKTFEERGRMFKEAVHNL comes from the coding sequence ATGAAACATCCCAGTTTCTATAAGGATAAAACCGTACTTGTATTGGGTTTGGCTAAAAGCGGACAGGCTGCTGCACAAATTTTTTACGAATACGGTGCAAACGTTATTATTAATGATAAAAAAGAAAAAAAATATTGTCCTGAGGCGGATGAGTTAGAGGCGTTGGGAATTACTGTCATCTGTGGTGGCCATCCTAAAGAATTAATTCATTCTGATATTACTCTTATTGTAAAAAATCCTGGCATACCATATCATGTGCCACTGATTCAAAAAGCCATAGAAATGGAAATCGAAATTGTTACTGAAGTTGAAGTAGCTTATCATATCAGTGAGGCTCCTATGATTGGAATTACTGGCTCTAACGGTAAAACAACAACGACTAGTATAGTCGGAGATATATTATCTGCTGCTAATCAACTGCCCATTGTAGCAGGAAATATCGGAACTCCATTATGTGAAGTTGCAAAAGATGCAAAATCCAACCAATGGATTGTAGCAGAGTTAAGCAGCTTTCAATTAAAGGGGATTCGTCAGTTTAAACCTAAAATATCTTGTTTGTTAAATTTATATGAAACACATTTAGATTATCATCTTACTTTGGAGGATTATATTGAATCCAAAAAAAATCTATTTAGAAATCAATCGGCTGAAGATATAGCTGTTTTGAATTGGGATGATGAAATTTGTCGTAATATAGCTAAAGAAATTGAAGCTTCAATCCTACCAATTTCATCAAAAAAAGAATTGGAATATGGGGTATATATATCAAAGGGAAAAATTGTATATAGGGATAACAACGGAGTTGAACATTTTATTATTGAAACACAGTCTTTAGGGATGGGTGTAAGACACAATAAGGAAAATGCTCTGTCTGCAGCTGCAATTGCTATTGCTGTAAATACCGATATAAAAATTATACGTGGTGTTTTAGAGCATTTTAATGGCATTGAACATCGACTTGAATTTGTTGCTGATAAGGATGGCATTGAATTTTATAATGATTCAAAAGCTACGAATCCAACTGCTACGAACAAAGCGTTAGAAGCATTTGAGAAAAATGTAATATTGATTGCTGGAGGTTTAGACAGAGGTTCGAATTATATGGAACTGCTGCCATTGTTTAAAACTAGAATAAAAGGACTAGTAACATTAGGTGAAACTCGTGAAAAGTTAAAAAAAATTGCTGAATTAGCAGAAATAAAATCTTTTCGATCTGTAGAAACCTATCAGAATGAAAATGATGCCATGAATCAAGCCGTGATATTATCTGAACAAATGGCTGGTGCAGGGGACGTTGTATTACTATCTCCAGCATGTGCTAGCTGGGACATGTTTAAAACCTTCGAGGAACGTGGAAGAATGTTTAAGGAAGCGGTGCATAACCTTTAA
- the mraY gene encoding phospho-N-acetylmuramoyl-pentapeptide-transferase: MDYNVMYWTIGVSFILALITGPLFIPILRRLKFGQQIRTEGPQGHLKKKGTPTMGGIIILLALSISFYRFSDHFGLEFYILIIATFGFGLIGFLDDYIKIVFKRSMGLSAKQKLLGQLFVSILICVLLSSMDFSTALHIPIADISVDLSWFYYLFIIIVLLGTTNAVNLTDGLDGLVSGTSAIAFGAFAIISMMNTQFETAVFCAAMIGAVLGFLVFNAHPAKVFMGDTGSLSIGGGLAAVAILTKTELLLVVIGGVFVIENLSVIIQVISFKTTGKRVFKMSPIHHHFELSGWSEWRVVISFWLLGLMLAGIGLYIY, encoded by the coding sequence GTGGATTATAATGTTATGTATTGGACAATAGGGGTCTCATTCATTCTAGCCTTGATTACAGGACCACTATTTATTCCCATCCTGCGGAGGTTAAAATTTGGACAACAAATTAGAACTGAAGGACCACAGGGGCATTTAAAGAAAAAAGGGACACCAACTATGGGGGGAATCATCATTCTCTTAGCCCTGTCTATTTCATTTTATAGATTTTCAGATCATTTTGGTTTGGAATTTTATATTTTAATCATTGCTACATTCGGTTTTGGTTTAATTGGTTTCTTAGATGATTACATAAAAATTGTTTTTAAGCGTTCGATGGGTTTAAGTGCTAAACAAAAACTATTAGGTCAGCTTTTTGTATCCATCTTGATATGTGTACTGTTAAGTTCTATGGATTTCAGTACAGCTCTCCATATACCTATTGCTGACATAAGTGTAGACTTAAGCTGGTTCTACTATCTATTCATTATAATTGTCTTATTAGGTACAACCAATGCGGTTAACTTAACTGATGGTTTGGATGGATTAGTATCCGGTACAAGTGCCATTGCATTCGGTGCTTTTGCGATCATCTCTATGATGAATACTCAATTCGAAACAGCTGTTTTTTGTGCAGCTATGATTGGTGCAGTTTTAGGGTTTTTAGTATTTAATGCACATCCGGCAAAAGTATTTATGGGGGATACGGGTTCATTAAGTATCGGCGGGGGGTTGGCTGCTGTTGCGATACTTACTAAAACTGAGCTTTTATTAGTTGTCATAGGCGGGGTGTTTGTCATTGAAAATCTATCAGTTATCATTCAGGTCATCTCATTTAAAACCACAGGTAAACGTGTCTTTAAAATGAGCCCAATTCACCACCATTTTGAATTAAGCGGTTGGTCGGAATGGAGAGTTGTGATTTCATTTTGGTTGTTAGGTTTAATGTTAGCTGGTATAGGACTTTATATTTATTAA